The stretch of DNA TTAATGGATCGAAACATCCGCTGGTGACTGGTCGGGACTCGCCTGGAGGCCATCCAATAATTACTTGACTACTTATGCCCGGTTTCCCCAGGGCCAAACAGACACGGAAGTCACTTCTTGTTGGTGACTTTTGTCATGTTGCGACACGTTGTGAGAACGGCGCTCAAACACAGATAAACAATTCGCCCGTCTCCCCGACCCTCTGCCCCAGGTTTCGCCTCTTGACAAAGCCTGCGTTTTTCTCTATTATATCAATCGTTGATATATCGGAGACTGATATGGCTCAGACTGCTGACCCTGAATCGTTGTTGCCGCTCACGCCCGCCGCGTTCCACATTCTGCTGGCCCTCGCCGACGGCGAGAAGCACGGCTACGGCCTGATGCAGGAAGTGGCCGCCATTAGCGACGGACAGATCAAGCTTGGCCCCGGCACGCTCTATGGCACCCTCAAACGGATGCTGGCCGATGGCTGGATCGAAGAGAGCGACGAGCGCCCCGACCCCGAACTCGACGACGAGCGGCGGCGCTACTACCGGCTGACCGACTTCGGCGGCAAAGTCGTGCGCGCCGAAGCGGCCCGTCTCGCCCGGCTGGTGGACGCCGCGCGATCCAAAAGGCTTGTTCCGAAACCACGCGGAACATGAAACGCCCATGAAGGACTCGGTGTCGCTATCCCATCGCCTGTATCGCTTCCTGTTGCGGGCCTATCCGCCGTCGTTCTATGCCGAATACGGCGACGAGATGGCGCTCACCTTCCGCGATTCGTGCCGCGCGGAATACCGGCGGCATGGCGCGGCCGGTGTCATCGGCCGGTGGGTTGAGACCGTTCCTGATTTCATCGTCAGCGTCCTTGACGAACACTCACAGGAGAACTTTCAAATGGCAAAGACGAATCTGGT from Chloroflexota bacterium encodes:
- a CDS encoding helix-turn-helix transcriptional regulator; this encodes MAQTADPESLLPLTPAAFHILLALADGEKHGYGLMQEVAAISDGQIKLGPGTLYGTLKRMLADGWIEESDERPDPELDDERRRYYRLTDFGGKVVRAEAARLARLVDAARSKRLVPKPRGT